One window of Populus nigra chromosome 5, ddPopNigr1.1, whole genome shotgun sequence genomic DNA carries:
- the LOC133695217 gene encoding uncharacterized protein LOC133695217, with protein sequence MTEGERKRSKGGLFHLFDWNGKSRKKLFANNSELPEGLKQGKENVEKMEKLLLQAGELDDRRANLSNRGSSDFSCASSMTSDEGYGTRAPGAVARLMGLDSLPTSNVAEPSSTLVFDSRSLRAFQYDSSSPNLWSEYNPVDHLNVPNKQEKYAWNSVESRPHKVENRPSKRFQTETLPPKSAKSIPSTHHKLLSPIKNPGFTPTKNAAYIMEAAAKIIEANPKATSSGKVPSIGTSSVPLRIRDLKQKMEAAAHTTSKPQRSSESSVAKNTKGQQSDKSWSGPEGLSSSKASTSSEKGTPSSLKNKGKSVPLAAQAKSTNGQRRDGSTLKSKSIVKQKEQNEVKANQMLKTQPRTQNTVQKRISESRTSNVLQQNNLKQNSVPNKDSSGLKNSVSNQQGRKTKSTSGSVGQSRTAKKVVVKPETVPRKMGLVMTDSEKEKTKNIARKKRSVSGDLQIDRNATPNVSFNKDEMSTKSNVVMDGNMNMAMDSRKSGMDVVSFTFSSPIKRATPSSQSSGQMLEKCSSSAIDSFGSKDHPSLKSSMSYFPGLNVMGGDVLGVLLEQKLRELTYKVESSHCNVIREETSSTSLSIFQNSSTPNVASTSSTALDKMLQVVHDKDKSDSLGYFDCILVENSQLAMNQKWQQSEDIEVQSSSSNYSETGKELKCQRTSPVSILEPSFASGSCSYLNGSSHCSTNESVEMEGETELSDSASSISAVDVVRKYTTRTCSITESKESSDWELDFMRDILVSAELNLKDFSLGQTSNVINPSLFDQLENQDQGMGSNEEDYSKLARKLLFDCVSESLDFKCGQILLGSCKAWARLSTLFQRKGWLAEELYKEILGWQSMGDMMVDELVDQDMSTRYGKWLDFSIEAFEEGLEIENGILTSLVDELVSDFYPCKALQEGLPLI encoded by the exons ATGACGGAGGGTGAGAGAAAACGTTCAAAAGGAGGCCTTTTTCACTTGTTTGATTGGAATGGGAAGTCTCGGAAGAAGCTGTTTGCGAATAATTCTGAATTACCTG AAGGATTaaagcaaggaaaagaaaatgttgaaaaaatgGAAAAGCTTCTGCTTCAGGCG GGGGAGCTGGATGATAGAAGAGCAAACTTGAGTAACAGAGGAAGTAGTGACTTTAGTTGTGCTTCATCAATGACTAGTGATGAAGGATATGGAACAAGGGCCCCTGGGGCAGTTGCAAGGCTTATGGGTCTGGATTCTTTGCCAACATCAAATGTTGCTGAGCCCTCTTCTACCCTAGTTTTTGATTCACGCTCTCTTAGGGCATTTCAATATGATAGCAGCTCGCCTAATTTATGGAGTGAATATAACCCTGTGGACCACCTCAACGTTCCAAATAAGCAAGAGAAGTATGCTTGGAATTCTGTGGAATCGAGGCCGCATAAGGTGGAAAACCGGCCAAGTAAGAGATTTCAAACTGAAACATTGCCTCCAAAATCAGCTAAATCAATTCCATCTACCCACCATAAGTTGTTGTCTCCTATTAAGAATCCTGGATTCACCCCAACAAAGAACGCGGCTTACATAATGGAGGCAGCTGCAAAGATAATTGAGGCAAATCCTAAGGCAACTAGCAGTGGTAAAGTTCCATCAATCGGGACTTCTTCAGTTCCTTTGAGAATTCGAGATTTGAAACAGAAAATGGAAGCTGCTGCACATACAACATCTAAGCCCCAAAGATCAAGTGAATCCTCTGTTGCCAAGAATACAAAAGGACAACAAAGTGACAAGAGTTGGAGTGGACCAGAAGGCCTGTCATCATCCAAGGCTTCTACAAGTTCTGAAAAAGGCACTCCCAGCAGTTTGAAGAACAAGGGGAAGTCTGTTCCACTTGCAGCACAAGCAAAGTCCACTAATGGTCAAAGAAGGGATGGATCCACATTGAAAAGTAAGAGTATTGTGAAACAGAAGGAACAGAATGAGGTCAAAGCAAACCAGATGCTTAAGACCCAGCCTCGCACACAAAATACTGTACAGAAGAGAATCTCTGAAAGCAGGACCAGTAATGTGCTTCAGCAGAATAACCTCAAGCAAAATTCTGTACCCAATAAAGATAGTTCAGGTTTGAAGAATTCAGTTTCTAATCAGCAaggtagaaaaacaaaatccactAGTGGTTCTGTTGGACAAAGTAGGACTGCAAAAAAGGTTGTTGTAAAGCCTGAAACTGTGCCCAGAAAGATGGGCTTGGTCATGACAGATTCTGAAAAGGAGAAAACTAAGAATATAGCTCGGAAGAAACGTTCTGTCAGTGGTGATCTCCAAATTGACAGAAATGCCACTCCTAATGTATCATTCAATAAGGATGAAATGTCTACAAAAAGTAATGTTGTAATGGATGGGAACATGAATATGGCCATGGATAGCAGGAAAAGTGGCATGGATGTTGTTTCATTTACATTCTCGTCTCCCATAAAGCGGGCCACGCCTAGCTCTCAGTCATCTGGACAAATGTTGGAGAAATGTAGCAGTTCTGCTATCGACTCTTTTGGTAGTAAAGATCATCCCTCCTTAAAAAGTTCAATGTCTTATTTTCCTGGATTAAATGTTATGGGAGGTGACGTGTTGGGTGTTCTTTTGGAACAAAAACTGAGAGAATTAACATATAAAGTAGAGTCTTCCCATTGTAATGTGATCAGAGAGGAGACTTCTTCTACTTCTTTGTCCATTTTTCAAAACTCATCAACTCCTAATGTGGCAAGCACCTCCTCCACAGCACTGGACAAGATGCTTCAAGTTGTTCATGATAAAGATAAGTCAGACAGCCTAGGTTACTTCGATTGTATTTTGGTGGAAAATTCACAGCTTGCTATGAACCAAAAGTGGCAG CAATCAGAAGATATTGAAGTGCAAAGCAGTAGCAGCAATTACAGTGAAACTGGAAAGGAACTCAAGTGTCAACGTACCAGCCCAGTTTCAATTCTCGAACCTTCTTTTGCAAGTGGAAGTTGCTCATATCTCAACG GAAGTAGCCATTGCTCAACAAATGAATCTGTAGAAATGGAGGGTGAAACCGAGCTATCAGACTCAGCCTCCTCAATATCTGCAGTGGATGTGGTAAGAAAATATACAACTAGGACATGCAGCATAACAGAATCAAAGGAATCAAGCGACTGGGAACTAGATTTCATGAGGGATATACTTGTCAGTGCAGAGCTAAACTTGAAAGATTTCTCATTGGGTCAAACCTCCAACGTCATAAACCCCAGTCTTTTTGATCAGTTGGAGAATCAAGACCAGGGGATGGGAAGTAACGAAGAAGATTACTCCAAGCTTGCGCGAAAGCTTTTGTTTGATTGTGTTAGTGAATCCCTTGACTTTAAATGTGGACAAATTTTGTTAGGGAGCTGCAAAGCATGGGCTAGATTGTCAACATTGTTTCAAAGGAAGGGGTGGTTGGCAGAGGAGCTGTACAAGGAAATTTTGGGTTGGCAAAGCATGGGAGACATGATGGTGGATGAGCTTGTAGACCAGGACATGAGCACTCGGTATGGGAAATGGCTCGACTTTAGCATAGAAGCATTTGAAGAGGGTCTAGAGATTGAGAATGGGATTCTAACTTCGTTGGTTGATGAATTGGTTTCTGACTTTTACCCTTGTAAAGCCCTTCAAGAAGGTCTTCCTCTCATTTAA